From the Actinomycetes bacterium genome, one window contains:
- a CDS encoding alpha/beta fold hydrolase: MASYEVGPEHGDQVVVVPGLCVASYLWPACDALARQGFHVELVEPPGWPRSGRPRPEPADLAALAVYVEVWLDRRDLTDVLLVGQSVGAQLAAHVAARAPDRVRALVLQGPVFDPGLRTVSRSLGRWLLDFPREHPGLAAREIPEWLRVGPRRVALVLRQSLRDRLEETVAAVRVPVTVVVGEHDTLSDEEWQASLTRPPAPPVVMPGVGHSAPHATPEAFARVVAELR, translated from the coding sequence ATGGCGTCATACGAGGTGGGGCCCGAGCACGGCGACCAGGTCGTGGTCGTGCCGGGTCTATGTGTCGCCTCGTACCTCTGGCCAGCGTGCGACGCACTGGCACGCCAGGGCTTCCACGTGGAGCTGGTCGAGCCACCTGGCTGGCCGCGCAGCGGCCGGCCGCGACCTGAGCCGGCCGACCTGGCGGCACTGGCGGTCTACGTCGAGGTCTGGCTGGACCGACGCGATCTGACCGACGTCCTGCTCGTCGGGCAGTCGGTGGGTGCGCAGCTCGCCGCGCACGTCGCGGCGCGTGCCCCTGACCGGGTGCGTGCCCTGGTGCTGCAAGGTCCGGTCTTCGACCCGGGGCTGCGCACGGTGTCTCGCAGCCTCGGACGTTGGCTGCTCGACTTCCCTCGCGAACACCCGGGTCTGGCCGCGCGAGAGATACCGGAGTGGCTGCGGGTCGGCCCGCGCAGGGTGGCGCTCGTCCTTCGGCAGTCGTTGCGGGACCGGCTCGAAGAGACGGTGGCGGCGGTTCGGGTGCCGGTGACGGTCGTGGTCGGTGAGCACGACACGCTCTCCGACGAGGAGTGGCAGGCATCGTTGACGAGGCCGCCGGCACCTCCGGTCGTGATGCCGGGAGTGGGACACAGTGCCCCGCACGCCACGCCGGAGGCCTTCGCCAGGGTGGTCGCCGAGCTCCGGTGA